The window GAATTGGGTGGGCTCTCTCTTCGGGTGGGGCATGCCTATACGTTGAGTGTGAGCCATCGATCAACTTGTTTAAACTTTTCTTTTGCTTGGTACATTGCGACACACCTGATTTAGAGGACTGGCCTGATTCATGGTCTAGGGCATCTACATGTTGGATCTGCTACATGTGCCATTGGCGCAGACGTAGATTGTGTGCAGCAGGGCATTGCATGCACCCCGTGTGGCAATGACGAGTCACCAATGAAATAGTGCCATGTGCGCATGTCAGACGTGGGAATCACAGTGAAAAGTAAAGATTCTCCCCCATGAAATGATGATTTTGCCCTTTTCACTATATCCCCCAAGGATGCCATGCGCACATCAttggtgcttttgcattggcagcACATCATTGTGCACCAGGTCTATGCAGTACctaaggtattcaaaatcagttacgtaacagtaacggtcATAACTGTTAGATGCTATGGGGTCGAAacggctgttacagaaaaaaaCAGGCCGTGAAGGCCCTGTAACGGTCCCTTAACAGTCCTGtaatagttttttcaaaaaataaagaagggccGTAATGGCTAatacgtaacagccgttacagcccatatcataacggtaacggtggtggccgttacggccaccgttactgttttggaacaccttggcaTTGCCCTACTCCATGCAATCTGCATCCCTTTGGCACGAGTTGGGGCATGTAATCATACATATTAGTATTTGATACTCGTATGACATCTTATACACAGGCACTCCAGAAACTGTGCATGTGGCATGTGTTACCTTTAGCAAAATATAAAGGGGGCATGGGTAGGAGAAGAATCTGTGGATTTATCAGGATTGCTTGGGCAAGTGACAATTGAGATTTGAAGCAGGAAGGTGATAGTCTTTGGAAGAGGGCCCTAATAGCAAAATATGGTGTGTGATTAGGGTTGGAAACCTAAGCCTAAGCTCCTGTGTAGAGACTCTAGTGTGTGGAAGGTTATTCAAAAGATGACGAGCCAAGTTGAACCGGAATCAGATTTGGGAAGACTTTTGGTGTGGCGAAGGCACTTTCTATTTCTGGTTTCCGAGTCTGTACAATATGGTGACAGATTAAGGCTGCAGcttgggttcaggtcaacccGAACCTGactgacccaacctgagttcagGTCGGGTCAGGGTTCAAAAAATCCAACCCAATTTCAGTTGAACAAATACAGGTTGGGAACATCACATGTATTCATgtcaggtcaggttgggttgggttaaggttgtgTAGAAAGGAATTCAGGTTGGCTTCGGGTTGGGCACCTCAGGTTGGAATTCAGGACAAGTTGGGTTGTGGGTTGGGTGCTCTTGAGGTTGTCTGGCTCAGGTTGACCCTCGGTCGATTCCACCTGCCCAAGTTGCATCCCTTCGACAGATGAGCTCATTATTGTTGATCATTGCTTTTCAAGGTAGGGTGGCGATGTGGTTTGGAATTTGTGATTCAAAAGAAATCTCTCAGATGAAGAAATTGACTCTTTCAGACCACTCCTTTCTCAGTCGGAGGAATTCTCTTGGGGTGTTGATGGCCCCTGTCACTTTATGAATCTTTGTCCATATTTGCCAGTGCATCTGTTTGGTCTGGACTGTTTTGGAATTTTAGATGTCTGATGAGAGTTGCCGGTATTTTCTGGGTGGTGGGGATTGAAAAAATTATTACTTTGGATCACCTTCTGAGTAGGAATCACATAATTGTGAGCAATGACTTCATGTGCATGCAAGCAGAGGAATCTGTTACCATCTTTTGATCCATTGCCCTTTCGTTCAATGGGCATGGAAACTCGATCCTTTGTCTGTTCAAGTTAGCTTGGTCAATTCTATGTTTGCACCATTAATGCTGGAAACATGGACCTTTGATTTTAAATTGGATAGAGGGAGGCTATTGTGGAACCTGTCCATTCCAGAGGTTTGGCAGGCCATACTGATAGAAATAATCAGGTGCATTCAGAAACGTTAATCATCGTGTGGGTTAGGTGACTAATAACGTGAGTGTGAAGATTAACTCTTGGGCTTTAGCTCCAAAGGAATTCAAAGGAATCACAAAGAATAGTCTGAGGAGGGGTTGATTGGAGGTCATTTGACAATACATGTAGTTCACCTGCCCTTCGTTGCTCATGGTATCCACTGCCAAACTGTATTTGGAAACTTTGATGGAATCTGTATTGGAAATCTTGGGGCGACAGGGATAAGTGGGATGATAAGAGACACTCTAGGttcaatttctcaaaatttttctaatccTATCAGAAGGGCTGATTCCAATGAGTCAGAGGTCAGGGCTTTGTGGCAGGGTATGCGGATGCTCATCATGCTCCTTGCATGATGGAAGGCGATTAAGCAAAGATGATGAAATGGACCTCCTCGTCAGGCGTTTATCCATGGTGGTTCCTCTGATGGATAGAGGAAATCAGAGAGATGAAAGGCTGTTATGAAGTCGTTTAAGATGGGTTCTGGGAGATTAGTCACCACTTGTTTCCTAGTTTAATTAGGAAACCTGAGTTACAAGTTTAGTGGATTATATGGGTACGGTTAAATGGTTCTTAGAGTCCAAGTCACCTAATTAGGGGCCTTTAGTTTAGAAATTGAGGGGAGTTGGATGGTCCGTGTAATGGAGGAACTTCAGGGTTGGTTGCACCAGTACTGAACCTGCCCAATACAGGGTGATACGGGACAATACTGGACCATATCGGCAGTGAATGATCCAATATCCGGTACACTgatttgaaatcttcctagggtaaTAGCTGGGTTTTTTGTAtgttttgagctcatttgaataTTGAATGTTGGGCATAAACCTCTTCCAAAGTTCTATGCATGGGATTTGCATTGGGCTTGGAAGTTCCCTCTCTTTGTTTAATGCGCGATTACTTTTGTAGTTgacttttattatatattttttatgttcCTTGTTTTGGATTCCTTAATCGCTTATTTCAATATTATTGTTGCGTATTCATGGAGTTAACTTTTTGAGGGTTGAGGTCTTTGAGTAATATCTTCCTTTGATGATTCAACACACCCACGCACGTGCATGCTCACATGGGAATTGGTTCTTGTGGGAACTCGTGAGCACTTTTGACATGTTATGTGGGCACAAAATCATAACGGTCCACCAGATGAGTCATCTCATGAAATCCCTAGGGCCCAAAagttaacttgatccaaaaatctggtgggccatagcaaagtgagaAGGAAtcactttgctatggcctaccaaatttttggatcaaactaacttttgggccctaggggttttcatgaggtgactcatctagtGAACCGTTTGAATATTGTGCCCACATCACGTGTCAaaaagtgctctctctctctctctctctctctctctctctctctctctctctatatatatatataagacatgGAGTTCTCAAGAGAAGGAATGCTGGAAGGCCATTAAAAGAAGAGGCTTCAATGTAAATACATTCTAGAAAACGTTGGGCTTAATAACAAATGGGTATTCAAATTGACAGGGGGAAAActgtttcatttttcatggcccatcaaagttttaaatcaaagtaaaacttgggcctggggtttcacgaggtgcttcacatgaatggttcagattttgatCCACATCaagtatgatgggttctcaaagttcgtatgtagtgcgcaggtgagcatttcctatatatatatatatatatatatatatatatatatatatatatatatatatatatatatatatcccatggTTTATTTGCTCCCATGATTTTGATCAGCACGGAATTGGGTATCTCGTTGATTGACTTGTCATTAAGGGACTGACCAAACGCAATTTATCTGTGAGCTTGAAGAAGTGATAACTCTCCATAGCAAGCTTTAAAGTTTCATCTGAAACTGGTACCTATTGCCTGATGGGCACCAGTATTGTCCAGGAATGaccagtgttcaaagtattggtatcgctatGAGTTTCGCcaggggatacggaaacaatatcaatagtactgataactggaaatgcggggaGATGCggggaaaacagtggaattttttagtgaaactttaggagatgctaaaatacatatatttgcatatttaggaatttaaaaaaattgcaaaaagaatgcatacataataagtgtccatttaatgggggccaaaaaacatgtgctgttgtaagaaatcagtccaactatcccatccatccaaccatctcatctatccatccaaccaaccaaccatccatagatatttcaaaatatccaacacgatatttcaccaagaaatcatcgataagtggaaaggaaacgaaagattgtggtctcaatatcgctgATGTTGCAATAATGATAACAAATTAAACACTGCATATGACCATGCACCTATTAAAAATTTGAGAtgggaatttttttaataaacaatttttttgcgatattgatacattggcgatattatcaaaataccaTTGATACATTTGCCATACAAGCAACACCCGAAATTTACACAGTCAAAAATATttgtgatacattggcaatacaagcaacatctggaatttacacagtaaaaaatacTGGCCTTAGTTTGGGAATATCAATACATTgacgatacttagcgatacattgccaatacctagaatttctaatactaccagtgttatcggtatcgttgtGCTAGATATTTCGatgataatatcagggatattttGAACAATGTCAATGACACAGCTTTATCAGCCCCTGCTGGCCTGAAAGAGTCTGATACAGGTGATACGGGGCACTATGATCCCATTTTGGTGTTCAACAATGTGATACACTGATCAATTTTTAACCACGCTCTTTGGTTACCtctccaaaaaattttaaaaataaaaaacacaatgTTCCATGGTTCCCTGCTTTTGCCTTTCTCATACTCTACAATTCTGAGATGATGGTACAAGAGTTTTGTGGCTTAAGCGACTTCAAGATCATAGACATGCTCCAGCTTGATCACTTTCAATGCAATGTAAAATTCAGTTAGGCCAGTCTCCAAAAAATAGGTTCTTTTCTCAACGTATTTTCCAAAAAGTTACAGAACGGTTTAAATGATTGTGCATTACTTTGTTCAATCCATCATTAGTCTTGCTTATGGTTTTCCAAAACATTCTCATTGGCAACTTGCAGAGTTCATTTGCCTACTGACCTAAGAAAAGAAGCAAATGGCTGCCCACAAGATTGCTCACGTGACCTTGACAGGGCCGAGTGTGGTCAAGGAGCTCTTCATTGGCTTCGCACTCGGGTTAGCCGCAGGTGGCATGTGGAAGATGCATCACTGGAATGAGCAGAGAAAGACCAGGGCCTTCTATGATATGCTGGAGAAGGGCGAGATCAGTGTTGTTGTTGCAGAAGAATAGCTTCTCATTGCATTTCATTTCACCCAATGCTCGACGGTGCTGATTTTTCCTCTGTTGATTTGAAAGATAAGTTGCATATGGGCAGAAATGGGTGAGTTTTCATTTGGGCATTGAAACTTGAAATAGGCATTTTTGCGTGGAACAATCCTCGATATTTTTCTCTTGATTACGCATGGCGGTGATTGGAATAATGTTCAAAAACTCTCAGGGCTCCAAGCCAGAGAtgtttcttgtttctttttaatttaaaatacttGTTGAAAACAGTTGTACTTGATTGGTATTATGGAAGACTAGGGCTGTGTTTGGATATGCAGTATTGAATTGCATTTCAATGGTCAGTTTAATGCAGCGGGAAGGATGAAATTTTGATTTCCTTACCCATGTATAATACATGTTGGGCATGGATTGGCAGGTGATTGCATGCATCCGTAGGGAATAGTCTTAGTCTTACCTTAAAACGGGAAGGTAATAATACCCTGCCATCATtatagaaaaaattaaaaaaaaccatGTTGGGCATGTGTCCCAAATTTTAActatgttactttcaagttggatgaGGCAAGTTGCATTTTGAGGGGCTACCTCGGCATTATGCACAGCCCAAGAGCCCTGGAATGGTTTGAATAGTGAATGGTAAGTTCTTTGATTACTTGTGCAATCTCTGCCATAAAAATTGCAGCTCTGCTGGACTGTTGATTCCCCTTGGATGAGCCATGGCGTGTTAGGAAACCGAGGACTTTCGAAGAGGTCATCATCGAGTAAAATGCTTACAAATGGTGGgggcatatggatggatggtatggacgATTCATCAGTTGCACGCCCACTGCAAATTTGCGTTGTTTGTACAATCCGAAGTGTCGAATCAATGGAAACTGGTTCAATGTTACCCAAATCAACGGTGGAGCCTCACGGATGGATGATCTGGCCCCGCATGATTACCATGCAACCACATGTACGGCTGTGATGGGCATCTTACCTGAAAGCTCCATTGCCATTAAGAGCTGATTCCTAAGACCCATTTATGGTAATCGAGGCCCTTTATGTAGACGGTTCAGCTGTCGAAGGGGCCCACCTGGGCAAACCTTGCTGATCAAAGATGCTCACCTTCCACATGGAGGTGAGTTTGAACCCATGGTCCAGATATCAACATGGATGGATCTCGATGACAACCAGTAATCAGCTGATTTTTTGTGAAACGCAACACATACGTGGTGTGGGATATATG is drawn from Magnolia sinica isolate HGM2019 chromosome 5, MsV1, whole genome shotgun sequence and contains these coding sequences:
- the LOC131245844 gene encoding probable cytochrome c oxidase subunit 5C-1; protein product: MAAHKIAHVTLTGPSVVKELFIGFALGLAAGGMWKMHHWNEQRKTRAFYDMLEKGEISVVVAEE